In Synergistota bacterium, the genomic stretch GGCTTGCGTTTTGCTATAAGAGAAGGTGGCAGAACTGTAGGTGCTGGAGTAGTCACAGAAATACTTGATTAGAATAGGGGAGGGTTGCACCTTGACTCAAAAAGTAAGAATAAAATTAAAAGCTTATGATCATAAGCTTCTAGATAGATCAGTATCACAAATAGTTGAAACAGCAGAAAGAACAGATGCAGAGATTAGTGGCCCTATACCTTTACCTACGGAGATACATAAAATTTGTGTTTTACGATCTCCTCACAAAGATAAGCATTCAAGAGAACAGTTTGAGATACGTATACACAAACGATTAATAGATATAATCAGCCCAACGCCCAAAACCATTGAAGCACTTATGAAGCTTAATCTTCCTTCGGGGGTCGACATAGAAATAAAAACTTAAGGAGGTTGATTAAATTGCCCTTAGGTTTAATAGGCAGAAAGTTAGGTATGTCTCAAATTTTTAAACCTGACGGTAGAATAATTCCTGTTACTATAATAGAAGCAGGACCTTGTGTAGTTGTAACTAAAAGAACTCTAAATAAAGAAGGATACAATGCTATCCAACTTGGTTTTGGATATGTTAAACCTTACAAAGTTAATAAACCTATAAAAGGTATATTTAAAAAGGCTGGTGTAGAGTTAAGAAAATACCTTAGAGAGTTCAAGGTAGACAATATTGAAGATTTCGAAGTAGGGCAAGAGCTTAAAGTAGATATATTTAAGGAAGGAGAAAAGGTAGACATAACTGGAATAAGCAAAGGGAAAGGGTTTGCTGGCCCAATGAAGAGGCACGGTTTTAGCGGAGGTCCTGCAAGCCATGGTTCTGCATTTCACCGTTATGGAAGCTCTTTAGGAGCCCATACAGAACCGGGACACGTCTTCAAGGGTAAAAAAATGGCTGGCCATATGGGAAATACTAAAGTCACTATTCAGAACCTTGAAGTTGTTAAAGTCTATCCTGAGAGAAATCTCCTTCTAGTCAAGGGAAGTGTTCCGGGTAGCAGAAATAGCATTGTACTTATAAAGAAGGCAAAGAAGGGGTGAAGCTTTATGCCAAAAGTTGCTGTCTTAGATGTGGAGACGGGTAAAGTAAAAAGAGAAATAGAGGTTAATCCCAAAGTTTTTGAAGCACCTCTCCATAGACCATCAGTTCACCAAGCTGTAATTGCACATCTTGCTAACTTAAGACAGGGAACTGCTTGTACTAAAACTCGTGGAGAAGTTCGAGGTGGAGGTAGAAAGCCATGGCGTCAAAAAGGAACAGGCAGAGCAAGACATGGTAGTATTCGTTCTCCATTGTGGGTTGGTGGAGGAGTTGTATTTGGACCCAAACCTCGAGATTATGATCAAAAGATTCCTAAAAAAGTGAGAAAGCTAGCTTTAAGAGCTGTTTTAACTTCCAAATTTAAAGAAGGAAATATTATCGTTTTGGATAATATGAAACTCGATGCCCCTCCTAAAACTAAAAAAGTTATTGCTCTTCTTAACAAACTTGGAATAAGAAACCAAAAGTCATTGATAATTACAGATAAAAAAGATGAGATAATTCAAAGAAGTGCTCGTAATTTACCAAATGTTAATGTTCTTTGTGTAAATAATATAAATGTTTATGATCTGTTGCTCTATGATAAACTTATCATGACGGAGGAGACGCTCAAGAGAATTGAGGAGGTGTGCGGTAATGAGTAAAGATCTTCATGATATAATCATACGCCCAATAATAACAGAAAAATCCTTCAAAGCTATGGAAAAAGAAAGAAAATATACTTTTAAAGTTCCTATAGATGTTAACAAGATAGAGATTAAGAAAGCTGTCGAAGAAATATTTAAGGTTAGAGTTAGTAAGGTTAACACAATAAGATTCAGGGGAAAACCGAGAAGATTAGGAATTTATAGGGGAAGAAAACCTGATTGGAAAAAGGCTATAGTCACGCTTGCTCCTGGTTATAAGATTCCTTTCTTTGAAAATATTGGTGTATGAGGGAGGTTTTTAAAATGGGAATAAAAGGATTTAAGCCCATAACGCCAGGAAGGAGGTTTATGACGGTATCAAGTTTTGAAGAAATAACAAAAGAAGAACCAGAAAAGTCTTTACTACTTCCGCTTAAGCAAAAAGCTGGAAGAAATTCCATGGGACGCATTACTGTTCGCCATAGAGGCGGCGGACATAAAAAGATGTACCGTTTGATAGATTTTAAGAGAGACAAGATAGGCATCCCTGCTAAAGTTGTAGCTATAGAATACGATCCTAATAGATCAGCTCGTATAGCTTTACTAAACTATGCAGATGGGGAAAAAAGATATATTTTAGCCCCTGTTGGGCTAGAAGTTGGACAGACGGTAATCTCTGGACCAAATGCAGACATAAAACCAGGTAATGCTCTTCCCTTGAGATACATTCCAGAGGGAACATTAATACATAATATAGAGATCATTAAAGGAAAAGGGGGCCAGTTAGTTAGATCAGCTGGTGCAGCTGCTCAAATAATGGCTAAGGAAGGGGATTACGCCCATATAAGATTACCATCAGGAGAAATAAGACTGATTCGTCTTGATTGCATGGCCACAGTAGGACAGGTCGGAAATGTAGATCACGAAAACATTGTTATAGGAAAGGCTGGAAGGGCTCGCTGGCTTGGTTGGAGACCGTTTGTAAGAGGAATGACTATGAACCCGGTCGATCATCCCATGGGAGGAGGAGAAGGAAGAACAAAAAGTAATAAGCATCCATGTTCTCCATGGGGCGTTCCTGCAAAAGGCTACAAAACAAGGAAGAAGAATCATCCTACAGATAAGTGGATAGTTAAGAGGCGTAAGTGAGGAGGTGTCATTTCGTGGGGAGGTCTCGCAAGAAAGGCCCTTATGTTGATCCTAAGCTTTTGAAGAGGATACTAGAAATGAACCAAAAAGGAGAAAAAAAGGTTATAAAAACTTGGTCAAGAAGATCTACTATCGTACCTGAAATGGTAGGACACACAATTGCGGTTCATAATGGAAGAACACATATTCCGATTTACATCACAGAACAGATGGTTGGACATAAATTAGGAGAATTCGCGCCAACAAGAAAGTTCGGAGGCCATAGCGCCCCAACAGAAAGATCAACTGCTCTTAAGTGAGGTGTTATAAAAATGGAAGCAAAAGCTGTAGCTAAATATGTAAGAATATCACCCAAAAAGGTTAGACAAGTTATAAACCTAATAAGAAACAAACCCATAAATGAGGCTCTTCTAACTTTACGATATCTTCCTAAGAAAGCAGCTAGAATAGTTGAAAAGGTCTTGAAATCTGCCATTGCTAATGCTGAAAATAATTTCAACATGAACTTAGATAAACTTTACGTATATAGAATTTTTGTCGATCAAGGACCTACTATGAAAAGAATAAGACCTCGTGCTATGGGAAGAGCTTATCTTATAAGAAAAAGAACAAGTCATATAACTGTGATTGTGAAGGAGAAGGAGGGATAGTTTGTGGGGCAGAAAGTTCATCCTACAGCTTTTAGGCTTGGGACTATAAAAACATGGGACTCACGCTGGTTTGGAGAGGGAAAAACTTATACAGAACAACTTCACGAAGATATAAAAATAAGGGATTATCTTAAAGGAAGATGGTATCACGCCGGCATATCTAAGATAATTATAGAACGTATCGCTAATATAGTAAGAATTACTGTTTTAACCGCTCGCCCCGGCCTTGTTATAGGAGCTAAAGGTGTTGAAATAGAAGATGCAAGAAAAAAGCTCCGCGAATTAACTGGTGGAAAGAGAATATTTATCAACGTTCAAGAAGTTAAAAAACCGGAAGTAGATGCTCAACTTGTTGCCGAACATATTGCTGCTCAGATAGAAAAGAGAGTTTCTCATAGAAGAGCAATGAAACAAGCTATTATGAGAGCCCTTCGCGCCGGAGCAAAAGGAATAAAGGTAATGTGTAGTGGTAGACTTGGCGGAGCAGAACTCGCTAGAAGAGAGTGGTATTTAGAGGGGAGGTTACCCCTCCAAACTATAAGAGCAGATATAGAATATGGTTTCGCTGAGGCGCTAACTATATATGGAAAAATCGGGGTAAAGGTTTGGATATTTCATGGAGAAGTTTTACCTGGACCTAAAGAGAGGGAGATTTCAACACCCATGGAGGTCGATACTGAATCAGAATAAGGGGGTAAGTATAAGATGTTAATGCCAAAGAGGGTTAAATATAGAAAACAGCAAAGAGGTCGCATGAAAGGACGTGCTAAAGGTGGTACAACCCTTATTTTTGGGGATTATGGCCTGCAAGCCTTAGAACCCGCCTGGATTACAGCACAGCAAATAGAAGCAGCTCGTATCGCTATTACTCGCTCTCTTAAAAAGGGAGGAAGAATGTGGATAAGGGTATTTCCTGACAAACCAGTAACAAGAAAACCCGCAGAAACGAGGATGGGAAAGGGAAAGGGTAACGTAGATCATTGGGTTGCAGTAGTTAAACCGGGTAGAATTCTTTTTGAAATAATTGGTGTTTCCAGAGAAGAGGCTGAAGAAATCCTTAAGCAAGCAGATAGCAAGCTTCCGATCCGTACCAGAATCGTTTCTAGGGAAGGATTGGGAGGTGGAGCCAGATGAAGGCAAAAGAGCTTAGAGATCTCACAATAGATGAGCTTAAAGAGAAATACAAAGAACTCAAAAAAGAGCTTTTTAACCTTAGATTTCAAAAGGCTGTGGGACAATTAGGAAACCCCATGAGAATAAGACAAGTTAAAAGAGATATAGCACGCATAAAGACTATTATAAGAGAAAAGGAACTAGGTATTACTTGGGTCTCAGAGAGAGGGGAGTGAGAGGCTATGGCAAAGGAGTTTATAGGTATCGTCATAAGCGACAAAATGGATAAAACAGTCATAGTTCAAGTAGAAAGAACAATGCTCCATCCTGTATACGGTAAGCCAGTAAAAAAGTGGTCTAAGTTTGTAGCTCATGATCCTGAAAACAAATGTGAATTAGGAGATAAAGTTAAGATAGAACCTTCTAGACCTCTTAGCAAAACTAAAAGATGGAAAGTTGTAGAAATAATAGAAAAGGCCAAGACTGAAAAATTCGTTATGAAAGAGGAGGTGGATTCGCAGCTATGATTTATCAAGAAACTGTTCTTAAGGTTGCTGATAATTCCGGCGCTAAATTAATAAAATGTATAAGAGTGCTAGGCGGTAGCGAAAGGTTTTGGGGAAAGGTCGGCGATGTTATAGTGGCATCTGTTAAAGAAGCAATACCTAATTCTGGAATAGAAAAAGGAGACGTTGTAAAAGCCGTCATAGTTAGAACTAAAAAAGAGATAAGAAGAAAAGATGGAACTTATGTAAGATTTGATGATAATGCTGCAGTTTTGATAAATGACGCTGGTGAACCAAGAGGTACACGCATTTTCGGACCAGTAGCAAGAGAACTTAGAGATAAGAATTTTATGAAAATAATATCCTTAGCTCCAGAAGTAGTTTAAGGAGGTTAAAATTAAAATGCATGTCAAAAAAGGTGATAAAGTAATAGTTCTCTCAGGCAAGGATAAAGGAAAAGAAGGAAAAGTCCTAAAGGTTTTTCCAGACAAAAATAAAGTTTTGGTTGAACAAATAAATGTAGTTAGAAAACACTCTCGCCCAACCCAAAAAACACCACAAGGAGGCATAATTCCACAAGAAGCACCTATTTATGCCTGTAAAGTTGCAGTTATTTGTCCTGCATGTGGTAAACCAACAAGAATCGGACATGCTTTCTTAGAAGACGGAAGAAAAGTTAGAATATGTAAGAAATGTGAAGAGGTAATAGACAGCATTTAAGGAGGGTAGGTATAAAAATGATTCCTCGCTTAAAAGAAAAATACAAAAATGAGGTAATTCCTAAAATGATGGAAAGATTCGGATATAAAAACGTGATGGAAGTTCCTCGTATAGAAAAGATAGTTATTAATGTCGGTGTTGGAGAGGCTAAGGATGATACAAGATACTTAGATTCTACAATAGAAGAACTAGCCATGATTAGCGGCCAAAGACCTGTAATTGCAAGAGCTAAAAAGTCTATTGCGGGGTTTAAGCTTCGTGAAGGATCACCTATAGGATGTTTTGTTACTCTTAGAGGGAATAGAGCTTACGATTTTTTGGACAGGTTGATAAACATAGCTTTACCGAGAATAAAGGACTTTAGAGGACTCTCTCCACGGTCTTTTGATGGAAGAGGAAATTACACAATAGGTGTAAGAGAACAACTAATATTTCCCGAAGTTGATTATGATAAAGTTATGAAAGTAAGAGGAATGAGTATCACTATAGTCACCACTGCTGAAAACGACGATGAAGCGAGAGCTCTTTTAGAGTTCTTAGGAATGCCCTTTAGACGGAGGTGATAAAGGTTGGCAAGAAAAGCCTCAATGGAAAAGGCGAAAAGAGAACCTAAGTTCAGGGTTAGGAAACATAATAGATGTCCATTATGTGGTAGACCTCGTGCCTTCTTAAGAAAATTCAACATGTGTCGTTTATGTTTTAGAAAACTTGCCCGCGAGGGCAAAATTCCTGGCGTTATAAAGTCAAGCTGGTGAGGAGGGAAAAGGAAAATGTTCGTAACTGATCCAATAGGAGATATGCTCACGCGGATAAGAAATGCTAACATCGTTTATCACGAAAGTGTTGACATCCCTCTTTCTAAAATAAAATTGGAAATAGCAAAGATCCTAAAAAGAGAGGGCTTTATCAAGGGATTCAAGCTAGTTAAGGAGGACAAAATACCTATGATAAGGATTTTCTTAAAATACGGTCCTAATAAAGAAAAGGTCATCGCTGGCCTTAAAAGAGTAAGCAAACCTGGTCGAAGAGTCTATGTAGGAAAAGATAACCTTCCAAAAGTTATGGGAGGGCTTGGGATAGCAATTCTATCCACTTCAAATGGAATAATGACTGATAAGGAAGCTCGAGAAAAGGGTATCGGCGGAGAAGTTCTCTGCTATGTATGGTAATGGAGGTGAATCGCTTTGTCTCGTATAGGGAAAAAACCTATAGAGATCCCAGCAGGTATTAATATAGAAATAAAAGATAAGCTTGTTAAAGTTTCAGGCCCTAAGGGAGTATTAATGACCGAAGTTCATCCTGATATAGAAGTTAAATTAGAAGGAAAACAACTGAAAGTTATTAATTCCTTTGATGATAAATTTCACAAAGCAATACATGGAACTACAAGGGCATTACTAACCAATATGATTGAAGGAGTATTAAAAGGATTTGAAGTAGAACTTGAAATTGTCGGGGTAGGGTATAGAGCAAGAATGGAAGGTAAAAAGCTCATTCTATCCCTAGGTTACTCTCATCCCATAGAATACGAACCCCCACCTGGAATAACCATAGAAGTCCCTGACCAACAAAGGATAATAGTTAAGGGAATAGATAAAAGACTTGTGGGACAGGTAGCAGCTATAATAAGGTCTTTTAGAGAACCGGATTCCTATAAAGGTAAGGGAATACGCTATAAAGGTGAAGAAGTAAGACTTAAGCCCGGAAAAGCTGCTAAAACAGCATAAAGAAAGGAGTGTGATTTTATCTTGATTAAAGTTCCCTCGCGCCAAGAAATGAGAAAAATCAGACATAAAAGACTTAGAAAAAAGATAAGAGGAACTTCAGAAAGACCTAGATTATCTGTTTTTAAAAGTTTAAATCATATATATGCTCAATTAATAGACGATGATACAGGACACACTATAATTGCTGTTTCGACTCTCTCTCCTGAGTTAAAGGGCAAGTACAAACATGGAGGCAATATTGAAGCTGCAAAGCTTGTAGGACAATTAATAGCTCGCAAAGCCCTTGAAAAGAATATTAAGAGCGTCGTTTTTGACCGTGGTGGTCATAAGTATCATGGCGCTATAAAAGCACTCGCTGATGCCGCAAGGGCTGAAGGATTAGAGTTTTAAAAGGAGGAGTGTTGAAAATCATGGCTGAAAAAAGAAAACGTATAGATGTTTCTGGTCTTAACTTAAAAGAAAGAGTAGTCAATATAAACAGGGTATGCAAAGTTGTTAAGGGAGGTAAAAGATACAAATTTAGTGCACTCGTAGTAGTGGGAGATGAAGAAAAACATGTAGGAGTGGGAATGGGAAAGGCCAAGGAAGTTCCTGAAGCCATAAGAAAGGGTATCGAAAATGCTAAAAAGAATATGATAGAAGTCAAAAAGGTAGGAACAACTATACCTCATGCTGTTATAGGTGAATTTGGAGCAGCTAAAGTCTTTCTGCGTCCAGCTGCACCTGGAACCGGCGTAATAGCAGGAGGAGCTGTACGTGCAATACTAGAACTTGGAGGGATAAAAGACATACTAACGAAATCAATAGGAAGAACCACCAATCCTATAAACGTAGCTAGAGCTACTATAGAAGCCTTATTACAGCTTAAAACAACAGAAGATATAGAGAGGTTAAGAGGGGGAGTGGCTAAGCAATGAAAACATTAAAAATTAAGTGGGTTAAAAGTTTTGTAGGTTACTCTCAAGATCAGAGAGATACAATAAGAGCGTTAGGCTTTCGAAAGCTTAATCAAGTTATAGAAAAACCTGACATACCTCAAATAAGAGGCATGATCAAAAAAGTCCATCATCTTATTGAAATTGAGGAGGGATAGAAGGTGTTTAAGTTAAATACTCTTTATCCACCAAAAGGAGCAAATAAAAAACCTAAAAGAGTAGGAATTGGAATCGGTTCCGGTCATGGGAAAACTTCATGCAAAGGACATAAAGGACAAAAGGCAAGATCTGGTGGAGGAGTTAGACTTGGTTTCGAAGGGGGACAGACACCTCTTGCTCTTAGAATACCCAAAAGGGGCTTTAATAATGGTCCTTTCAAAAAAGAATATGCTATTATTAACGTTGAAGATCTTAACATATTCGATAATAATCAAGTGGTTACTCCAGAACTTTTACTTGAAAAAGGACTAATTTCCGATATTTTTGATGGTGTTAAAATTCTTGGCAATGGAGAATTGAGGAAAACCCTTTTAGTTAAAGCACACGCATTTAGTAAATCCGCCATAGAAAAGATAGAAAAATCTGGAGGAAAGGCTGAGGTGATATAGTTGTTTGAAGCTATAAGAAACCTCTTTAGGCTTCCAGATCTAAAGTCAAGGATAATTTTTACACTAGCAATCCTATTCATTTATAGACTTGGGGCACACATTCCTACACCGGGGATAGATACAACCGCATTGATGAATCTTTTCTCTAAGGGTGGAATTCTAGGTTTCGTCGATCTATTTGCAGGGGGAGCTCTAAGAAGATTCTCTATTTTTGCATTAGGTGTTGCTCCTTACATAAACTCTGCTATAATAATGCAACTCTTAACAGTAGTGATCCCATATTTAGAAAAGCTTTCTAAAGAAGGAGAAGAAGGGAGGAAAAAAATAACTCAGTATACAAGATATGGAACTGTAATTTTTGCAGCTTTGCAAGCCTTTGGTTTAACCTACTGGCTACAACATTTGGGGGTTTTATACGATACGGGATGGATAGCAAGAGTAACCATAGTTGCTACTGTAACAACAGGCAGTGTGTTTCTAATGTGGTTAGGAGAACAAATTTCAGATAATGGTATAGGAAATGGAATATCTATTATAATCTTTGCTGGAATAGTAGCTCAAATTCCTGAGGGGTTAGCTCAAACTCTCTCTTTAGTAAGCATTGGGGAAATAAGCTTTATAAACTTGATCCTATTTGCTATAATAGCTGTCCTCGTAATTGCCGGGGTTATAGTAGTTCAAGAAGGGCAAAGAAGACTTCCGATTCAGTACGCTAAAAGAATAGTAGGTAGACAAATATATGGCGGCCAAACCACATTCTTACCTTTAAGAGTTAACATGGGTGGCGTTATCCCTATAATTTTTGCATCATCTATACTAATTTTTCCAAATACAATAGCTCAATTTTTACCAGAAAGTTTCCAAGGAATTTTTTCCATATTTAGACCAGGACATCCAATATACATGATTTCTTACGCCTTACTTATAATATTTTTTACATATTTCTATACGGCTGTTATATTTAACCCTGCAGACGTAGCTGAAAACCTCAAAAAGTATGGTGGTTTCATCCCAGGAATAAGACCAGGTAAACCTACCGCTGACTATATAGAAAAAATTCTAGCAAGGGTAACCCTTGGTGGAGCGATATTTTTAACAGGAATAGCTTTACTTCCAGTTATATTAACCAGGTTAGTAAATATAACTACTTTCTACTTTGGAGGAACAGCTTTACTTATAGTCGTCGGAGTTGCTCTTGAGACAGTCCATCAAATTGAGGCTTATCTTATAATGAGACATTATGAAGGCTTTATTAAGCGAACGGGTGGAAAAGAACTCTTTAGATTCTGAACTTACCTTACATTAGGAGGGATAACTTTGAATTTAGTGCTTTTAGGACCGCCAGGAGCAGGGAAAGGAACTTTGGCTTTTATGTTGATGAGGGACTATAATCTTCTTCATATATCTACTGGTGACATGTTAAGAGAAGCAGTTTCTAAAGGTACGGAATTAGGGAAAAAAGCAAACGAATACATGAGAAAAGGTCTACTTGTTCCAGACGAAATAATAATAGAAATGATAAAAGAAAAACTCCTAGAAACTCATAAAAACGGACTCATATTTGATGGTTTTCCAAGAACCATAAATCAAGCAAAGGCTTTAGACATTCTTCTTGAAGAAATAAATGAGAAACTTAAAGCTGTAATCTTATTAAAAATATCAAAAAAAGTAATTCTTGAAAGATTGACTAATAGAAGAGTGTGTTCTAAATGTGGGGCTCTTTATCACTTAAAACACTCTCCTCCAAAACTTGAAAATAAATGTGACATATGTGGTGGAGAACTTTACCAGAGAGAAGATGACAAAGAAGAGACTATCTTAAGGAGAATAAGCGTTTATAAGGATCAAACTGAACCTTTGATAGAATACTATAAAGAAAAAGGGCTTTTGATTGAAATAGATGCAGAACCTCACTTAGAGAAAGTATATGCTGAACTAAAGAGGTGCTTAGAAATTGGTAATTAGTTCCAATAAGGAATTAAATCTTATCTCAGTAGCATGTAGAATAGTAGCCGAAACGCTTATCAGATTAAGCGAATACATAAAGCCAGGTGTAAGCACCCTATACCTTGATAGAGTGGCAGAAAGGTATATCTTAAGCAGAGGGGGATTTCCTGCCTTTAAAGGCTATAAAGGTTATCCAGCCACATTATGCATTTCCATTAATAAAGAAGTAGTACATGGCATACCATCTCATTCTAAAATATTAAAAGAAGGAGATATTGTAAGTATAGATGTCGGAGTCAAATACAAAGGTTACTACGGAG encodes the following:
- the rpsJ gene encoding 30S ribosomal protein S10 codes for the protein MTQKVRIKLKAYDHKLLDRSVSQIVETAERTDAEISGPIPLPTEIHKICVLRSPHKDKHSREQFEIRIHKRLIDIISPTPKTIEALMKLNLPSGVDIEIKT
- the rplC gene encoding 50S ribosomal protein L3, which produces MKLPLGLIGRKLGMSQIFKPDGRIIPVTIIEAGPCVVVTKRTLNKEGYNAIQLGFGYVKPYKVNKPIKGIFKKAGVELRKYLREFKVDNIEDFEVGQELKVDIFKEGEKVDITGISKGKGFAGPMKRHGFSGGPASHGSAFHRYGSSLGAHTEPGHVFKGKKMAGHMGNTKVTIQNLEVVKVYPERNLLLVKGSVPGSRNSIVLIKKAKKG
- the rplD gene encoding 50S ribosomal protein L4, with product MPKVAVLDVETGKVKREIEVNPKVFEAPLHRPSVHQAVIAHLANLRQGTACTKTRGEVRGGGRKPWRQKGTGRARHGSIRSPLWVGGGVVFGPKPRDYDQKIPKKVRKLALRAVLTSKFKEGNIIVLDNMKLDAPPKTKKVIALLNKLGIRNQKSLIITDKKDEIIQRSARNLPNVNVLCVNNINVYDLLLYDKLIMTEETLKRIEEVCGNE
- the rplW gene encoding 50S ribosomal protein L23, with the translated sequence MSKDLHDIIIRPIITEKSFKAMEKERKYTFKVPIDVNKIEIKKAVEEIFKVRVSKVNTIRFRGKPRRLGIYRGRKPDWKKAIVTLAPGYKIPFFENIGV
- the rplB gene encoding 50S ribosomal protein L2: MGIKGFKPITPGRRFMTVSSFEEITKEEPEKSLLLPLKQKAGRNSMGRITVRHRGGGHKKMYRLIDFKRDKIGIPAKVVAIEYDPNRSARIALLNYADGEKRYILAPVGLEVGQTVISGPNADIKPGNALPLRYIPEGTLIHNIEIIKGKGGQLVRSAGAAAQIMAKEGDYAHIRLPSGEIRLIRLDCMATVGQVGNVDHENIVIGKAGRARWLGWRPFVRGMTMNPVDHPMGGGEGRTKSNKHPCSPWGVPAKGYKTRKKNHPTDKWIVKRRK
- the rpsS gene encoding 30S ribosomal protein S19, coding for MGRSRKKGPYVDPKLLKRILEMNQKGEKKVIKTWSRRSTIVPEMVGHTIAVHNGRTHIPIYITEQMVGHKLGEFAPTRKFGGHSAPTERSTALK
- the rplV gene encoding 50S ribosomal protein L22 yields the protein MEAKAVAKYVRISPKKVRQVINLIRNKPINEALLTLRYLPKKAARIVEKVLKSAIANAENNFNMNLDKLYVYRIFVDQGPTMKRIRPRAMGRAYLIRKRTSHITVIVKEKEG
- the rpsC gene encoding 30S ribosomal protein S3, which produces MGQKVHPTAFRLGTIKTWDSRWFGEGKTYTEQLHEDIKIRDYLKGRWYHAGISKIIIERIANIVRITVLTARPGLVIGAKGVEIEDARKKLRELTGGKRIFINVQEVKKPEVDAQLVAEHIAAQIEKRVSHRRAMKQAIMRALRAGAKGIKVMCSGRLGGAELARREWYLEGRLPLQTIRADIEYGFAEALTIYGKIGVKVWIFHGEVLPGPKEREISTPMEVDTESE
- the rplP gene encoding 50S ribosomal protein L16, whose translation is MLMPKRVKYRKQQRGRMKGRAKGGTTLIFGDYGLQALEPAWITAQQIEAARIAITRSLKKGGRMWIRVFPDKPVTRKPAETRMGKGKGNVDHWVAVVKPGRILFEIIGVSREEAEEILKQADSKLPIRTRIVSREGLGGGAR
- the rpmC gene encoding 50S ribosomal protein L29, whose translation is MKAKELRDLTIDELKEKYKELKKELFNLRFQKAVGQLGNPMRIRQVKRDIARIKTIIREKELGITWVSERGE
- the rpsQ gene encoding 30S ribosomal protein S17 codes for the protein MAKEFIGIVISDKMDKTVIVQVERTMLHPVYGKPVKKWSKFVAHDPENKCELGDKVKIEPSRPLSKTKRWKVVEIIEKAKTEKFVMKEEVDSQL
- the rplN gene encoding 50S ribosomal protein L14, with the protein product MIYQETVLKVADNSGAKLIKCIRVLGGSERFWGKVGDVIVASVKEAIPNSGIEKGDVVKAVIVRTKKEIRRKDGTYVRFDDNAAVLINDAGEPRGTRIFGPVARELRDKNFMKIISLAPEVV
- the rplX gene encoding 50S ribosomal protein L24; this translates as MHVKKGDKVIVLSGKDKGKEGKVLKVFPDKNKVLVEQINVVRKHSRPTQKTPQGGIIPQEAPIYACKVAVICPACGKPTRIGHAFLEDGRKVRICKKCEEVIDSI
- the rplE gene encoding 50S ribosomal protein L5, coding for MPRLKEKYKNEVIPKMMERFGYKNVMEVPRIEKIVINVGVGEAKDDTRYLDSTIEELAMISGQRPVIARAKKSIAGFKLREGSPIGCFVTLRGNRAYDFLDRLINIALPRIKDFRGLSPRSFDGRGNYTIGVREQLIFPEVDYDKVMKVRGMSITIVTTAENDDEARALLEFLGMPFRRR
- a CDS encoding type Z 30S ribosomal protein S14 produces the protein MARKASMEKAKREPKFRVRKHNRCPLCGRPRAFLRKFNMCRLCFRKLAREGKIPGVIKSSW
- the rpsH gene encoding 30S ribosomal protein S8, with the translated sequence MFVTDPIGDMLTRIRNANIVYHESVDIPLSKIKLEIAKILKREGFIKGFKLVKEDKIPMIRIFLKYGPNKEKVIAGLKRVSKPGRRVYVGKDNLPKVMGGLGIAILSTSNGIMTDKEAREKGIGGEVLCYVW
- the rplF gene encoding 50S ribosomal protein L6, with amino-acid sequence MSRIGKKPIEIPAGINIEIKDKLVKVSGPKGVLMTEVHPDIEVKLEGKQLKVINSFDDKFHKAIHGTTRALLTNMIEGVLKGFEVELEIVGVGYRARMEGKKLILSLGYSHPIEYEPPPGITIEVPDQQRIIVKGIDKRLVGQVAAIIRSFREPDSYKGKGIRYKGEEVRLKPGKAAKTA
- the rplR gene encoding 50S ribosomal protein L18, yielding MRKIRHKRLRKKIRGTSERPRLSVFKSLNHIYAQLIDDDTGHTIIAVSTLSPELKGKYKHGGNIEAAKLVGQLIARKALEKNIKSVVFDRGGHKYHGAIKALADAARAEGLEF
- the rpsE gene encoding 30S ribosomal protein S5 codes for the protein MAEKRKRIDVSGLNLKERVVNINRVCKVVKGGKRYKFSALVVVGDEEKHVGVGMGKAKEVPEAIRKGIENAKKNMIEVKKVGTTIPHAVIGEFGAAKVFLRPAAPGTGVIAGGAVRAILELGGIKDILTKSIGRTTNPINVARATIEALLQLKTTEDIERLRGGVAKQ
- the rpmD gene encoding 50S ribosomal protein L30, translated to MKTLKIKWVKSFVGYSQDQRDTIRALGFRKLNQVIEKPDIPQIRGMIKKVHHLIEIEEG
- the rplO gene encoding 50S ribosomal protein L15, producing MFKLNTLYPPKGANKKPKRVGIGIGSGHGKTSCKGHKGQKARSGGGVRLGFEGGQTPLALRIPKRGFNNGPFKKEYAIINVEDLNIFDNNQVVTPELLLEKGLISDIFDGVKILGNGELRKTLLVKAHAFSKSAIEKIEKSGGKAEVI